Sequence from the Exiguobacterium aurantiacum genome:
GATGACGGTCGGGAGTTGGAACTCCTTCTCGTTCCGAATCAAGTTGGCGACGGCAGGATTGCCGATCATAATTTCCATCGCGGCGACACGCCCTTTCGGCACGTCGACGCGCGGGAATAAGCGCTGACTGACGACACCGAGCAGGACGTTGGCGAGCTGGGTCCGAATCTGGTCCTGTTGCTCGGCCGGGAAGGCGTCGATGACACGGCTGACGGTCGACATCGCACTTGATGTATGAAGTGTTGCCATGACGAGGTGACCCGTCTCGGCAGCCGTCATCGCCGTCGAAATCGTCTCGAGATCCCGCATCTCCCCAAGCAAGATGACGTCCGGGTCTTGCCGGAGCGCGGCCCGAAGACCGTCGACGAACTTCATGACGTCCGAGCCGATCTCGCGTTGATCGACGATGCTCTGGTCGTGCGAATGGAGATATTCAATCGGATCTTCGAGCGTGATGATTCGTTTCCGCTGTGTCCGGTTAATCTCGTGGATCATCGCGGCGAGCGTCGTCGATTTCCCAGAACCCGTCGGGCCGGTGACGAGGATGAGGCCGTACGGCTTCTCAATCAACCGCTTTAACACTTGCGGCAAATCGAGCTCGTTCATCGTCGGGATTTCCCCGGAAATGGAACGGAACGCGATGGCGACCGTACCTCGTTGATAATAGGCGTTGACGCGGAACCGCGACACGCTCGGGACGCCGAACGAGAAATCGAGGTCGCGCTGCATATCAAGGCGGCCCCGCATCTCATCCGTCATGATGTCTTTTAAATAGCTTTCGATATGAGACGGCAACACTTTCTCGTCACCCATCGTGATGAGGCTCCCGTCGATCCGGATGATCGGCGGTGAGCCGGCGGTCAAGTGGATGTCCGAGGCGCGTAGTTCGACCGCTTTCGTTAAAATCACTTCAATCGACTGATGGATCATTAGCTCACTCCGTTATCACTGTTCTCAATATTTCCTCGGTGTTCGTCAATCCGAGCGCGACTTTGTCAAGCCCATCGGCGAGGAGGAAACGAACACCTTGTGCTTTCGCATAGGCGACCATCTCGGCCTCCGTCGCCTGGTTCATGATCAGACGGCGCAACCCTTCATCGATCGGCACGACCTCATGGATGGCAAGCCGTCCACGGTAGCCCGTGAAGTTACACGACGCACAACCGTTGCCACGCATGATCCGCTCGACCGGGACGCTTTCAGCACTAAACAGTTCCTGCTCCCGTTTCGAGACCGGCTGTTCATGGCCGCAGTCGCGACAGACGCGGCGGACGAGCCGCTGGGCGACGAGCCCTGACGTCGAGGCAGCGACGAGGAACGGTTCGACCCCCATGTCAATCAAGCGGGTGATCGAGCTGATAGCCGAGTTCGTATGTAGTGTCGATAGAACCAAGTGACCCGTCAACGACGCTCGGATGGCAATCTCGGCCGTCTCGGTGTCCCGAATCTCCCCGACCATGACGATGTTCGGGTCTTGTCGCAAAATCGACCGAAGACCGGACGCGAACGTCAAACCGACTTTGGTGTTGACTTGGACTTGATTGATGCCATCGAGCTGGTACTCAACCGGATCTTCGACCGTGATGATATTTTTCGATTCTTCGTTCAGTTCTCGCAACGACGCATAGAGCGTTGACGATTTCCCTGACCCTGTCGGCCCGGTGATGAGGATAATCCCGTTCGGCCGTTTCAACATATCGCGATAGACCGCCTCGTTCTCATCGCCGAAATCGAGTTTCGTCAAATCCGTCAACCCTTCCGAGGAGTCGAGCACCCGGATGACGATTTTCTCCCCATACATCGTCGGGAGCGTCGAGACGCGAAAGTCGTACGGGCGGCCCCGAAGCGTATATTTGATACGTCCGTCCTGTGGCAAGCGACTCTCAGTGATGTCGAGGTTACTCATGACCTTGAGGCGCGTCAGCATGACGCTTTGGATTTTCTTCGGATAGACGGTCTCGGTCCGAAGATCACCGTCGACCCGGAAGCGGACGTGCAACTGCTTCTCGTGCGGGTCGAAGTGGATATCCGAGGCGCGTTGGTCAATCGCGCTCAAGAACAACTGATTGACGAGCCGGATGACCGGAGCGTCATCACGCGACGCCGTCTCCTGCCGTTCAAGTTCAGGTGCTTCTTCTTTTAAAATCTCGATGAGCGACGCATCCATCTCGTAAAAGCGGCTAATCGTCTTACGAATCTGTTCACGCGTGGCGATGCCGACCTCGATGTTCATCCCCGTCTGGAGACGTACGTCATCAATGGCGATCAAATCAAGCGGGTCCGCCGTCGCGATGAACAACGTGTTACCTTGCAACGAAATCGGCATGATGTCATGTTTTTGGGCGATGACTTTCGGGACGAGCTTCGTCACGGTCACATTGATGTCTTGCGCATATATTGAAATGATCGGCACGTTCAACTGCTCGTGCAGCACTTGAATCAATTGCGTCTCGGTCAAATAGTTCAATCGCATGAGTGCGTCCCCGAGTTTCTCCCCGGTCCGCTTTTGAGTAAGTGCTTCGTCTAACTGGTTATGTGTGATTATCCCCGCCTCGACGAGCATCTCGCCGAGCCGTTTTTTCGTTCGTCTCAACTTACTTCACCATCCTCTGTGGTACCTCCTGTTCGACGTCTCGCTGTTCGATGAACGTACTGAGCGCTGCACCGCCGGCCAAACCGATAGCGAGGAGGGCCCACGCCCACCATACCCGTTCGAGCCCTTCGACGTACAGGCTATACACGCCGAGCGAGAGCACGGCGACGAGCAACGAGATGACCCCTTTCGTCTCACGCTTCCGAATGTATGGAATCGACAAGGCGAACACGGTCAATGTAGCGAGTACCCAAAAGGCAATCAAAATCAAATACCCGATCATCCGACTGCCCCCTCACTTGGCACCGGGTCATCTTCATACACCGGTGGCTGTTCTTCAAACTCATTCAATCCGTCATCCTCTACATCGTCATCGAACAGGTCATCTTCCAGTGATTCGTCCGGGAAAGTTGGAATCACCGGTTCGACCGGTTCAGGAGGCGGGAGCGGGACGGAACTTTTCGTCACAATTTCCGGGATCGGCTCATAAAAATCAAATCCGAGAAGCTCGAGTGATTCGCCGGTGTCCGTGATGCGGACGCGATACAGTTTACCTGACTCCCCGGTCTGCCCGGACTGGGTCACAGATGAACTGCC
This genomic interval carries:
- a CDS encoding type IV pilus twitching motility protein PilT — its product is MIHQSIEVILTKAVELRASDIHLTAGSPPIIRIDGSLITMGDEKVLPSHIESYLKDIMTDEMRGRLDMQRDLDFSFGVPSVSRFRVNAYYQRGTVAIAFRSISGEIPTMNELDLPQVLKRLIEKPYGLILVTGPTGSGKSTTLAAMIHEINRTQRKRIITLEDPIEYLHSHDQSIVDQREIGSDVMKFVDGLRAALRQDPDVILLGEMRDLETISTAMTAAETGHLVMATLHTSSAMSTVSRVIDAFPAEQQDQIRTQLANVLLGVVSQRLFPRVDVPKGRVAAMEIMIGNPAVANLIRNEKEFQLPTVIQTNRQNGMQTMDMAIEQLVRQGVINPNVTPNEER
- a CDS encoding GspE/PulE family protein — protein: MRRTKKRLGEMLVEAGIITHNQLDEALTQKRTGEKLGDALMRLNYLTETQLIQVLHEQLNVPIISIYAQDINVTVTKLVPKVIAQKHDIMPISLQGNTLFIATADPLDLIAIDDVRLQTGMNIEVGIATREQIRKTISRFYEMDASLIEILKEEAPELERQETASRDDAPVIRLVNQLFLSAIDQRASDIHFDPHEKQLHVRFRVDGDLRTETVYPKKIQSVMLTRLKVMSNLDITESRLPQDGRIKYTLRGRPYDFRVSTLPTMYGEKIVIRVLDSSEGLTDLTKLDFGDENEAVYRDMLKRPNGIILITGPTGSGKSSTLYASLRELNEESKNIITVEDPVEYQLDGINQVQVNTKVGLTFASGLRSILRQDPNIVMVGEIRDTETAEIAIRASLTGHLVLSTLHTNSAISSITRLIDMGVEPFLVAASTSGLVAQRLVRRVCRDCGHEQPVSKREQELFSAESVPVERIMRGNGCASCNFTGYRGRLAIHEVVPIDEGLRRLIMNQATEAEMVAYAKAQGVRFLLADGLDKVALGLTNTEEILRTVITE